One segment of Variovorax sp. PAMC28562 DNA contains the following:
- a CDS encoding Fis family transcriptional regulator gives MSKKHIEDCVRTSLDSYFRDLRGTEPDGMYEMLVRVVEKPLLDVVMTRAEGNQSRAAQWLGLNRNTLRKKLVEHKLLK, from the coding sequence ATGAGCAAAAAACACATTGAAGACTGCGTGCGCACCAGCCTCGACAGTTACTTTCGCGATCTGCGCGGCACCGAGCCCGACGGTATGTACGAGATGCTCGTGCGCGTGGTCGAAAAGCCATTGCTCGACGTCGTCATGACGCGGGCCGAGGGCAACCAGTCGCGCGCCGCGCAGTGGCTCGGTCTCAATCGCAACACGCTGCGCAAGAAACTGGTCGAACACAAGTTGCTTAAGTAA
- the dusB gene encoding tRNA dihydrouridine synthase DusB, whose protein sequence is MTMQIGNITLENRLFVAPMAGVTDRPFRMLCRQLGAGYAVSEMVTSRRDLWGSLKTSRRADHVGEPGPISVQIAGTDAAMMAEAAQYNIDRGAQIIDINMGCPAKKVCNKWAGSALMRDEPLALEIVEAVVAAAAPHGVPVTLKMRTGWSDDRRNAVKLARDFEAAGVQMLTVHGRTREQGYKGAAEYDTIAAVKAAVRVPVVANGDVTSPEKARDVLAATGADAVMIGRAAQGRPWIFREIAHFLETGTHLAPPLVAEVRRLLLDHLQEHHGLYGEYSGVRTARKHIGWYVRGLPDGEAFRARMNTIEDSALQLRAVGEYFDELGVRMDRMPTYRLAEGQTDAMGTMGNEEAVTTAE, encoded by the coding sequence ATGACAATGCAGATCGGCAACATCACGCTGGAAAACCGCCTGTTCGTCGCGCCCATGGCCGGCGTGACCGACAGGCCGTTTCGCATGCTGTGCCGACAACTCGGTGCCGGTTATGCAGTGAGCGAGATGGTCACTTCGCGAAGGGATCTGTGGGGCTCGCTCAAGACGTCGCGCCGTGCCGATCATGTGGGTGAGCCCGGTCCGATCTCGGTGCAGATCGCTGGCACCGATGCGGCAATGATGGCCGAAGCAGCGCAATACAACATCGATCGCGGCGCGCAGATCATCGATATCAACATGGGTTGCCCCGCCAAGAAGGTGTGCAACAAATGGGCGGGCTCCGCATTGATGCGCGACGAGCCGCTCGCTCTCGAAATCGTCGAAGCGGTGGTGGCTGCTGCAGCGCCGCATGGCGTGCCCGTCACGCTCAAGATGCGAACCGGTTGGAGCGACGATCGTCGCAACGCAGTGAAGCTGGCGCGTGATTTCGAAGCAGCCGGCGTGCAGATGCTGACGGTGCATGGCCGCACGCGCGAGCAGGGCTACAAGGGTGCCGCCGAGTACGACACCATCGCGGCAGTGAAGGCCGCGGTGCGTGTGCCCGTGGTTGCCAACGGCGACGTGACCAGCCCGGAGAAAGCACGCGACGTGCTGGCAGCGACCGGTGCCGATGCGGTGATGATCGGCCGCGCCGCGCAAGGCCGCCCATGGATCTTTCGCGAGATCGCGCACTTCCTGGAAACCGGAACGCACCTTGCGCCACCGCTCGTTGCCGAAGTACGGCGATTGCTGCTCGACCATCTTCAAGAGCACCATGGTTTGTACGGTGAGTACAGCGGTGTGCGCACTGCCCGCAAACACATCGGCTGGTACGTTCGCGGCCTGCCGGATGGCGAGGCGTTCCGGGCCCGCATGAATACGATCGAAGACAGCGCATTGCAACTGCGCGCGGTCGGCGAATATTTCGATGAGCTTGGGGTCCGCATGGACCGCATGCCGACGTACCGCCTTGCCGAAGGGCAGACCGACGCAATGGGGACGATGGGGAACGAGGAAGCGGTCACCACCGCTGAATGA
- a CDS encoding YqaA family protein has product MQAWLDSLLALLALPQYGLSTLFIAAFVSATLVPVGSEPFLFGLLKLNPSMFWPAIGVATLGNTLGGAVDWWMGYGAHQVADKYSNSKHHTRVLKWLEKLGPKACLLSWLPLVGDPLCAVAGWLKLSFWPCVFYMAVGKFARYITMTVALLYIWPE; this is encoded by the coding sequence ATGCAAGCCTGGCTCGACTCTCTTCTCGCACTGCTCGCGCTCCCGCAATACGGGCTGTCGACGCTTTTCATCGCCGCTTTCGTATCGGCCACGCTGGTGCCGGTCGGGTCCGAGCCGTTTCTATTCGGCCTTCTCAAGTTGAACCCGTCGATGTTCTGGCCGGCCATCGGCGTCGCGACCCTTGGCAACACTTTGGGCGGCGCCGTCGACTGGTGGATGGGTTATGGCGCTCACCAGGTCGCCGACAAGTATTCGAATTCCAAGCACCACACGCGCGTGCTCAAGTGGCTTGAAAAGCTCGGTCCCAAAGCGTGCCTCTTGAGTTGGCTGCCGCTGGTCGGCGATCCGCTGTGCGCGGTCGCCGGCTGGCTCAAACTTTCATTCTGGCCATGCGTTTTCTATATGGCGGTCGGCAAATTTGCGCGCTACATCACGATGACGGTCGCGCTGCTCTACATCTGGCCAGAGTAA
- a CDS encoding glutathione S-transferase produces MITVHHLNNSRSQRVLWLLEELALPYEVVRYERNPQTMLAPPELRAVHPLGKSPVVTTEDGLTLAESGAIVETVIERFGEGRLAPAAGTPEALRYRYWLHYAEGSAMPPLLLKLIFDKIENGKMPFFVKPIAKSIAARAKAGFITPNIKAHLDFMEGELGKSRWFAGENFTGADIQMSFPVEAAKARGGLDATRPKLMAYLDRIHARPAYKRALERGGPYALAS; encoded by the coding sequence ATGATCACCGTTCACCATCTCAACAATTCGCGCTCGCAACGCGTGCTCTGGCTGCTCGAAGAGCTCGCACTGCCATACGAAGTCGTTCGCTACGAGCGCAACCCGCAGACGATGCTGGCACCACCCGAGTTGCGCGCCGTACATCCGCTGGGCAAATCGCCCGTCGTGACGACCGAGGATGGGTTGACGTTGGCAGAGTCCGGAGCGATTGTCGAGACGGTGATAGAGCGTTTTGGTGAAGGCCGATTGGCACCTGCCGCGGGAACGCCGGAAGCACTGCGTTATCGGTACTGGCTGCACTACGCAGAGGGTTCTGCCATGCCGCCGCTGCTGTTGAAGTTGATCTTCGACAAGATCGAGAACGGCAAGATGCCTTTCTTCGTGAAGCCGATCGCCAAATCCATCGCTGCCAGGGCCAAGGCTGGCTTCATCACACCGAACATCAAGGCGCATCTCGACTTCATGGAAGGCGAGCTCGGCAAGAGCCGCTGGTTCGCTGGAGAGAACTTTACCGGTGCCGACATCCAGATGAGTTTCCCGGTCGAAGCTGCAAAAGCGCGCGGCGGCCTCGATGCGACCCGCCCCAAGCTCATGGCCTATCTCGATCGCATCCATGCGCGCCCTGCATACAAGCGCGCACTCGAACGGGGCGGGCCGTACGCCCTGGCGAGCTGA
- the ychF gene encoding redox-regulated ATPase YchF, translating into MSLQCGIVGLPNVGKSTLFNALTKAGIAAENYPFCTIEPNVGVVEVPDPRLAQLSEIVKPERIVPAIVEFVDIAGLVAGASTGEGLGNKFLAHIRETDATVNVVRCFDDDNVIHVAGKIDPISDIEVIQTELCLADLATVEKALHRHGKTARSGDKESIKLVALLEKCQAALNENIPVRALEFTKDEQPLVRSFTLITAKPAMFVGNVAEDGFENNPYLDRLREYADKQKAPVVAICAKIEADLSEMDDEDKKMFLAEIGQEEPGLNRLIRAAYQLLGLQTYFTAGVKEVRAWTIHIGDTGPQAAGVIHGDFEKGYIRAQTIAFNDYITFKGEQGSKDAGKMRSEGKEYVVKDGDVMNFLFSS; encoded by the coding sequence ATGAGTTTGCAATGCGGCATCGTCGGCCTGCCCAACGTCGGTAAATCCACCCTTTTCAACGCGTTGACCAAGGCCGGTATCGCAGCGGAAAACTATCCCTTCTGCACCATCGAGCCGAATGTCGGCGTGGTCGAAGTGCCCGACCCGCGGCTGGCGCAACTGAGCGAGATCGTGAAGCCGGAGCGCATCGTTCCGGCCATCGTCGAATTCGTCGACATCGCGGGCTTGGTGGCCGGCGCCAGCACCGGTGAAGGACTGGGCAACAAGTTCCTGGCGCACATTCGCGAAACCGACGCCACGGTGAACGTGGTGCGCTGCTTCGACGATGACAACGTGATTCATGTGGCGGGCAAGATCGATCCGATCTCCGACATCGAAGTGATCCAGACCGAGCTGTGCCTGGCCGACCTCGCCACGGTAGAGAAGGCGCTGCATCGCCACGGCAAAACGGCGCGTTCGGGCGACAAGGAGTCCATCAAGCTGGTGGCCCTGCTCGAGAAATGCCAGGCCGCCCTGAACGAAAACATTCCGGTGCGCGCGCTCGAATTCACGAAAGACGAACAACCGCTGGTCAGGTCGTTCACGCTCATCACCGCCAAGCCGGCGATGTTCGTCGGCAACGTGGCCGAAGACGGCTTCGAGAACAATCCGTACCTCGATCGACTGCGTGAATACGCCGACAAGCAGAAGGCGCCGGTGGTGGCCATCTGCGCCAAGATCGAAGCCGACCTGTCCGAGATGGACGACGAGGACAAGAAGATGTTCCTCGCCGAAATCGGCCAGGAAGAGCCGGGCCTGAACCGGCTGATTCGCGCGGCCTACCAGCTGCTCGGCCTGCAAACCTATTTCACCGCCGGCGTGAAAGAAGTGCGCGCCTGGACCATTCATATCGGCGACACCGGCCCGCAAGCGGCGGGCGTGATCCATGGCGACTTCGAAAAGGGCTACATCCGCGCCCAGACCATCGCCTTCAACGACTACATCACCTTCAAGGGCGAGCAGGGCTCGAAGGACGCCGGAAAGATGCGCAGCGAAGGCAAGGAATACGTCGTCAAGGATGGCGACGTGATGAACTTCCTGTTCAGTTCCTGA
- a CDS encoding sugar ABC transporter substrate-binding protein, giving the protein MKFTRRTIQSTAVLALLGALAATPALAQDKPKVALVMKSLANEFFQTMEDGAKAHQKAHASNYTLMASGIKDETDTAAQIKMVEQMVAQKINALVIAPADSKALVPVIKAAIDKGILVVNIDNQLDAAALKEKSIQVPFVGPDNRAGAKLVGDYLAKSLKAGDKVGIIEGVSTTFNAQQRTLGYQDAMKAAGATVVGVQSGQWEIDKGNTVAAGMMREHPDLRALLVGNDSMALGAVAAVKAAGKTGKVLVVGYDNIGAIKPMLADGRVLATADQFAAKQAVFGIETALKALAAKQPQSSMPAEVKTDVVLVTKTTK; this is encoded by the coding sequence GTGAAATTCACTCGCCGCACCATTCAATCCACCGCCGTTCTGGCACTGCTGGGCGCCCTCGCCGCGACGCCTGCGCTCGCACAGGACAAGCCCAAGGTCGCATTGGTCATGAAGTCGCTGGCCAACGAGTTCTTCCAGACCATGGAAGACGGCGCCAAGGCGCATCAAAAAGCACACGCATCCAACTACACGTTGATGGCCAGCGGCATCAAGGACGAAACCGACACCGCCGCCCAGATCAAGATGGTCGAGCAGATGGTGGCGCAGAAAATCAATGCGCTGGTGATCGCCCCGGCCGACTCGAAAGCGCTGGTACCGGTGATCAAGGCAGCCATCGACAAGGGCATCCTCGTCGTCAACATCGACAACCAGCTGGACGCCGCCGCGCTGAAGGAAAAGTCGATCCAGGTGCCCTTCGTCGGCCCCGACAACCGAGCCGGCGCCAAGCTGGTCGGCGACTACCTGGCCAAGAGCCTGAAGGCCGGAGACAAGGTCGGCATCATCGAGGGCGTCTCGACCACGTTCAATGCGCAGCAGCGCACGCTCGGCTACCAGGATGCAATGAAAGCCGCCGGCGCCACCGTCGTCGGCGTGCAATCCGGCCAGTGGGAGATCGACAAGGGCAACACCGTGGCGGCCGGCATGATGCGCGAGCATCCCGACCTCAGAGCACTGCTGGTCGGCAACGACAGCATGGCGCTCGGTGCCGTGGCGGCGGTCAAGGCCGCCGGCAAGACCGGCAAGGTGCTGGTCGTCGGCTACGACAACATCGGTGCCATCAAGCCCATGCTGGCCGACGGCCGCGTGCTGGCCACAGCCGACCAGTTCGCAGCGAAGCAGGCGGTGTTCGGGATCGAGACCGCGCTCAAGGCGCTGGCCGCCAAGCAGCCCCAGTCCTCGATGCCCGCCGAGGTCAAGACCGACGTGGTGCTGGTCACCAAGACGACCAAGTAA
- a CDS encoding sugar ABC transporter ATP-binding protein: MPLAAVAPLLTLESLGKDYATPVLDDVSLALHAGEVLALTGENGAGKSTLSKIVCGLVTATRGTMALDGNVFSPASRRDAERQGVRMVMQELGLVATLSVAENLLLDRLPHRAGWVRRSELHALAARQLAKIGMQGIDPGTPVARLGIGQQQMVEIARNLQDDTRVLVLDEPTAMLTPRETSHLFEQIDLLKARGVAIVYVSHRLEELQRIADRVAVLRDGRLVDVRAMAGVRESELVQRMVGRAVHEHEGRPRRPAGRVLLQATGLGRAQTVRDVDLTLHAGEIMGLAGLVGSGRTELVRLLFGADKADRGEIALHGETPASGGTAPVQHIRPGWRSPMQAIRAGIGLVTEDRKSQGLLLPQSIRVNMTLSDLRAASRGGWLQPAKERSIAQRWVDVLRIRSRSVEQPVATLSGGNQQKVVFARWLHRECRVLLLDEPTRGVDVGARADLYTELDRMTDAGKALLMVSSDLRELMAMCDRIGVMSAGRLVAVFERGQWTEQSLLAAAFSDATAKPVTQPSSLPA; this comes from the coding sequence ATGCCGCTGGCCGCCGTCGCACCGCTCCTGACGCTGGAGTCACTTGGCAAGGACTACGCCACGCCCGTGCTCGACGACGTGTCGCTCGCGTTGCACGCGGGTGAGGTGCTGGCACTGACCGGCGAGAACGGTGCCGGCAAGAGCACTTTGTCGAAGATCGTCTGCGGCCTGGTGACCGCGACGCGTGGGACGATGGCCCTGGACGGCAACGTCTTTTCACCGGCATCGCGGCGCGACGCGGAACGCCAGGGCGTCCGTATGGTGATGCAGGAACTCGGCCTGGTGGCAACGCTGTCCGTCGCCGAAAACCTGCTGCTCGATCGCTTGCCCCATCGCGCCGGCTGGGTCCGACGCAGCGAACTGCACGCACTCGCTGCGCGCCAGTTGGCCAAGATCGGGATGCAGGGCATCGATCCTGGCACGCCGGTCGCGCGCCTGGGCATCGGCCAGCAGCAAATGGTCGAGATCGCACGCAACCTGCAGGACGACACGCGCGTTCTGGTGCTGGACGAACCGACGGCGATGCTGACGCCGCGCGAAACCTCGCACCTGTTCGAACAAATCGATTTGCTCAAAGCACGTGGCGTTGCCATCGTCTATGTGTCGCATCGATTGGAGGAGCTGCAGCGCATTGCCGACCGGGTCGCCGTGTTGCGCGACGGCCGGCTGGTCGACGTGCGCGCGATGGCGGGTGTGCGTGAATCCGAACTGGTGCAGCGCATGGTCGGCCGCGCGGTCCATGAACACGAAGGACGTCCACGCCGCCCGGCCGGTCGGGTGCTGTTGCAGGCGACCGGCCTCGGCCGCGCGCAGACGGTGCGCGACGTCGATCTGACGCTGCATGCCGGCGAAATCATGGGGCTTGCCGGATTGGTCGGCTCGGGCCGAACGGAACTGGTGCGCCTGCTGTTCGGCGCAGACAAGGCCGACCGCGGCGAGATCGCCTTGCACGGCGAGACGCCGGCATCCGGCGGCACAGCACCGGTGCAGCACATCCGGCCCGGTTGGCGTTCGCCGATGCAGGCCATTCGCGCCGGCATCGGGCTCGTGACCGAGGACCGGAAATCGCAAGGGCTGCTGCTGCCGCAATCGATCCGCGTCAACATGACCTTGAGCGACCTGCGCGCCGCGTCGCGAGGCGGGTGGCTTCAGCCGGCCAAGGAACGATCGATCGCACAGCGGTGGGTCGACGTGCTGCGCATACGCTCGCGCAGCGTCGAACAGCCGGTGGCCACGCTGAGTGGCGGCAATCAGCAGAAGGTGGTGTTCGCGCGCTGGCTCCATCGCGAATGCCGTGTGCTGCTGCTCGACGAGCCGACGCGCGGCGTCGACGTGGGCGCCCGCGCCGACCTGTATACCGAACTCGACCGCATGACCGACGCCGGCAAGGCGTTGCTGATGGTGTCGAGCGATTTGCGCGAGCTGATGGCCATGTGCGATCGCATCGGCGTGATGAGCGCGGGCCGGCTCGTCGCGGTTTTCGAGCGTGGTCAGTGGACCGAACAGTCGTTGCTCGCTGCTGCGTTCAGCGACGCGACGGCAAAGCCCGTCACACAACCTTCCAGCCTGCCGGCTTGA